One part of the Denticeps clupeoides chromosome 8, fDenClu1.1, whole genome shotgun sequence genome encodes these proteins:
- the map4k3b gene encoding mitogen-activated protein kinase kinase kinase kinase 3 isoform X1 codes for MNSGLDLSRRNPQEDFELIQRIGSGTYGDVYKARNVNTGELAAIKVIKLEPGEDFAVVQQEILMMKDCKHSNIVAYFGSYLRRDKLWISMEYCGGGSLQDIYHVTGPLSESQIAYMSRETLQGLHYLHNKGKMHRDIKGANILLTDNGYIKLADFGVSAQISATLAKRKSFIGTPYWMAPEVAAVERKGGYNQLCDIWAVGITAIELAELQPPMFELHPMRALFLMTKSNFQPPKLKDKVKWTSNFHHFVKVALTKNPKKRPTADKLLQHPFVSQPLSRTLAIELLDKASNPDHTAYSDLEDDEPEPESPPTVPYRIRSTSRSTREGKTLSEINFDQVKFDPPLRKETEPHHEPDLRLDFNQDSPGLLGGNKSLLKSVEEELQQRGHVTHLEAGEDDGDDDEETPHATSSTIKRPKVPPPLPPKPKALCASQNQNVPIEEEACGDGTIKRCPVPGSATPPPRPTSCVPPRPPPPRLPPHRRSSLGNESTGDSDKEACLEKDEGDDENLGFWEWLHAEERKEEKEEANSNGINPLQQNGDRERQSTLPSIPIRKDKKDIPKPICNGLPPTPKVHMGACFSKVFNGCPLKIHCAASWINPDTRDEYLLFGAEEGIYTLNLNELHETSMEQLFPRRCTWLYVMNNCLMSISGRASQIYCHNLSGLFEHARQMQKLPVAIPTHKLPDKIIPRKFAVSIKIPDTKGCQKCCVVRNPYTGHKYLCGAFQSSVILLEWVDSMQRFMLIKSIDLTLPCPLEVFEMLVVPEHQYPLVCLAVSKGSEHDQVVTFGTVDPNLTTPSFTEPNTPQTCVIHVTQLERDTILVCLDRCIKMVNLQGRLKSSRKLSSELTFNFQIESIVCLQDSVLAFWRHGMQGRSFKSNEITQEISDNTRIFRLLGSDRTVILESRPTDNPTAHSNLYILAGHENSY; via the exons ATGAACAGCGGCCTGGACCTGTCCCGGCGGAACCCGCAGGAGGATTTCGAGCTCATCCAGAGGATCGGCAGCGGGACGTACGGAGATGTGTACAAG GCTCGTAACGTCAACACTGGAGAACTGGCTGCTATTAAAGTCATCAAGCTGGAACCTG gAGAGGACTTTGCGGTGGTGCAGCAGGAAATCTTGATGATGAAGGACTGCAAGCATTCCAACATTGTTGCTTATTTTGGAAGCTACCTGAG GAGAGATAAGCTGTGGATCAGCATGGAATACTGCGGTGGAGGATCCTTACAGGATATTTACCATG tcACGGGACCCTTGTCAGAATCTCAGATTGCTTATATGTCGAGAGAAACTCTACAG gggCTTCATTATTTGCACAACAAGGGCAAAATGCACAGAGATATAAAG ggAGCAAATATTCTGCTAACAGACAATGGATATATAAAGCTGG cGGATTTTGGGGTGTCAGCACAGATCTCAGCAACTCTGGCTAAGAGGAAGTCTTTCATCGGTACTCCGTATTG GATGGCCCCTGAGGTAGCTGCAGTGGAGAGGAAGGGTGGATATAACCAGCTGTGTGATATCTGGGCTGTGGGAATCACCGCCATCGAACTTGCAGAGCTGCAGCCACCAATGTTCGAACTGCATCCAATGAG GGCTCTTTTTCTCATGACCAAGAGTAACTTCCAGCCGCCTAAACTAAaggataaagtgaagtg GACCAGTAATTTTCACCATTTTGTTAAGGTGGCCCTAACCAAAAACCCCAAGAAAAGACCAACAGCTGATAAATTACTTCAG CACCCATTTGTGTCCCAGCCGTTGAGTCGCACTCTGGCTATAGAACTGCTGGACAAGGCCAGCAACCCGGACCACACTGCATACAGTGACCTGGAAGATGATGAGCCTGAACCAGAG TCTCCTCCAACTGTTCCTTATCGGATTCGGTCAACCAGTAGAAGCACTCGGGAAGGAAAGACCCTCTCTGAGATCAACT TTGACCAAGTGAAGTTTGACCCTCCTCTGAGAAAAGAGACAGAGCCGCATCACGAACCG GACCTTCGGCTTGACTTTAACCAGGATTCCCCCGGCCTGCTGGGTGGAAATAA GAGTTTGTTAAAGTCTGTGGAGGAGGAGTTGCAGCAGAG gggtcatgtgacacatttagAGGCTGGTgaggatgatggtgatgatgatgaggaaactccaca CGcaacaagttcgacaataaaaAGACCTAAAGTGCCCCCACCATTACCACCCAAG CCAAAGGCTCTTTGTGCATCTCAGAATCAAAATGTTCCAATCGAAGAGGAGGCATGTGGAGATGGCACCATCAAGAGGTGTCCTGTCCCTGGAAGTGCCACGCCTCCCCCTCGCCCCACCTCCTGTGTGCCCCCAAGGCCACCACCCCCTCGTCTGCCCCCCCACCGACGCAGTAGCCTAGGTAATGAGTCTACTGGAGATTCTGATAAAGAGGCGTGCTTGGAAAAAGATGAAGGGGATGATGAGAATTTGGGTTTTTGGGAGTGGCTCCATGCCGAGGAGcggaaggaggagaaggaggaggccAACA GTAATGGAATAAACCCTTTGCAGCAAAACggagacagagaaagacagtCCACCCTTCCAAGTATCCCAATACGGAAGGACAAGAAAGACATCCCG AAACCCATCTGTAATGGACTGCCCCCCACTCCTAAGGTCCAT ATGGGTGCGTGTTTCTCGAAGGTGTTCAATGGGTGTCCTTTAAAGATCCACTGTGCAGCGTCCTGGATAAATCCAGACACAAGAG ATGAatatttgttatttggggctgaGGAAGGCATCTACACCCTCAACTTGAATGAGCTACATGAGACGTCCATGGAACAG CTCTTTCCACGGCGGTGCACATGGTTGTATGTCATGAACAATTGCTTGATGTCAATATCAG GGAGAGCCTCTCAGATCTACTGCCATAACCTGTCTGGTCTGTTTGAGCATGCTCGACAAATGCAGAAGTTACCCGTTGCCATCCCAACACACAAACTACCGGATAAAATCATTCCAAG GAAGTTTGCAGTGTCCATTAAGATTCCAGACACAAAAGGTTGCCAAAAATGCTGTGTAG TGAGGAACCCATATACAGGTCATAAGTACCTGTGTGGAGCATTCCAATCCAGCGTCATTCTGCTTGAGTGGGTTGATTCCATGCAGAGGTTTATGCTCATTAAG AGTATAGACCTGACATTGCCTTGCCCTCTGGAAGTGTTTGAGATGCTGGTGGTGCCAGAGCATCAGTACCCCCTCGTATGTCTGGCTGTTAGTAAGGGCAGTGAGCACGATCAAGTGGTGACCTTTGGAACAGTCGACCCAAACTTAACCACGCCCTCTTTCACAGAGCCCA ACACCCCCCAGACCTGTGTAATACATGTCACCCAGCTGGAGAGGGACACCATCTTAGTCTGCCTGGACC GTTGCATTAAAATGGTTAATTTACAAGGCCGACTGAAGTCCAGCAGGAAGCTGTCATCAGAGCTCACATTCAATTTCCAGATCGAGTCCATTG TTTGCCTCCAGGATAGTGTTTTGGCATTCTGGAGACATGGGATGCAGGGTCGGAGCTTTAAGTCTAATGAG ATCACACAGGAGATCTCCGATAACACTCGCATCTTCAGGCTGCTGGGCTCTGACAG gaCCGTGATTCTGGAAAGCAGACCGACGGACAACCCCACGGCTCACAGTAACTTGTACATTCTGGCTGGGCATGAGAACAGCTACTGA
- the map4k3b gene encoding mitogen-activated protein kinase kinase kinase kinase 3 isoform X3 produces the protein MNSGLDLSRRNPQEDFELIQRIGSGTYGDVYKARNVNTGELAAIKVIKLEPGEDFAVVQQEILMMKDCKHSNIVAYFGSYLRRDKLWISMEYCGGGSLQDIYHVTGPLSESQIAYMSRETLQGLHYLHNKGKMHRDIKGANILLTDNGYIKLADFGVSAQISATLAKRKSFIGTPYWMAPEVAAVERKGGYNQLCDIWAVGITAIELAELQPPMFELHPMRALFLMTKSNFQPPKLKDKVKWTSNFHHFVKVALTKNPKKRPTADKLLQHPFVSQPLSRTLAIELLDKASNPDHTAYSDLEDDEPEPESPPTVPYRIRSTSRSTREGKTLSEINFDQVKFDPPLRKETEPHHEPDLRLDFNQDSPGLLGGNNATSSTIKRPKVPPPLPPKPKALCASQNQNVPIEEEACGDGTIKRCPVPGSATPPPRPTSCVPPRPPPPRLPPHRRSSLGNESTGDSDKEACLEKDEGDDENLGFWEWLHAEERKEEKEEANSNGINPLQQNGDRERQSTLPSIPIRKDKKDIPKPICNGLPPTPKVHMGACFSKVFNGCPLKIHCAASWINPDTRDEYLLFGAEEGIYTLNLNELHETSMEQLFPRRCTWLYVMNNCLMSISGRASQIYCHNLSGLFEHARQMQKLPVAIPTHKLPDKIIPRKFAVSIKIPDTKGCQKCCVVRNPYTGHKYLCGAFQSSVILLEWVDSMQRFMLIKSIDLTLPCPLEVFEMLVVPEHQYPLVCLAVSKGSEHDQVVTFGTVDPNLTTPSFTEPNTPQTCVIHVTQLERDTILVCLDRCIKMVNLQGRLKSSRKLSSELTFNFQIESIVCLQDSVLAFWRHGMQGRSFKSNEITQEISDNTRIFRLLGSDRTVILESRPTDNPTAHSNLYILAGHENSY, from the exons ATGAACAGCGGCCTGGACCTGTCCCGGCGGAACCCGCAGGAGGATTTCGAGCTCATCCAGAGGATCGGCAGCGGGACGTACGGAGATGTGTACAAG GCTCGTAACGTCAACACTGGAGAACTGGCTGCTATTAAAGTCATCAAGCTGGAACCTG gAGAGGACTTTGCGGTGGTGCAGCAGGAAATCTTGATGATGAAGGACTGCAAGCATTCCAACATTGTTGCTTATTTTGGAAGCTACCTGAG GAGAGATAAGCTGTGGATCAGCATGGAATACTGCGGTGGAGGATCCTTACAGGATATTTACCATG tcACGGGACCCTTGTCAGAATCTCAGATTGCTTATATGTCGAGAGAAACTCTACAG gggCTTCATTATTTGCACAACAAGGGCAAAATGCACAGAGATATAAAG ggAGCAAATATTCTGCTAACAGACAATGGATATATAAAGCTGG cGGATTTTGGGGTGTCAGCACAGATCTCAGCAACTCTGGCTAAGAGGAAGTCTTTCATCGGTACTCCGTATTG GATGGCCCCTGAGGTAGCTGCAGTGGAGAGGAAGGGTGGATATAACCAGCTGTGTGATATCTGGGCTGTGGGAATCACCGCCATCGAACTTGCAGAGCTGCAGCCACCAATGTTCGAACTGCATCCAATGAG GGCTCTTTTTCTCATGACCAAGAGTAACTTCCAGCCGCCTAAACTAAaggataaagtgaagtg GACCAGTAATTTTCACCATTTTGTTAAGGTGGCCCTAACCAAAAACCCCAAGAAAAGACCAACAGCTGATAAATTACTTCAG CACCCATTTGTGTCCCAGCCGTTGAGTCGCACTCTGGCTATAGAACTGCTGGACAAGGCCAGCAACCCGGACCACACTGCATACAGTGACCTGGAAGATGATGAGCCTGAACCAGAG TCTCCTCCAACTGTTCCTTATCGGATTCGGTCAACCAGTAGAAGCACTCGGGAAGGAAAGACCCTCTCTGAGATCAACT TTGACCAAGTGAAGTTTGACCCTCCTCTGAGAAAAGAGACAGAGCCGCATCACGAACCG GACCTTCGGCTTGACTTTAACCAGGATTCCCCCGGCCTGCTGGGTGGAAATAA CGcaacaagttcgacaataaaaAGACCTAAAGTGCCCCCACCATTACCACCCAAG CCAAAGGCTCTTTGTGCATCTCAGAATCAAAATGTTCCAATCGAAGAGGAGGCATGTGGAGATGGCACCATCAAGAGGTGTCCTGTCCCTGGAAGTGCCACGCCTCCCCCTCGCCCCACCTCCTGTGTGCCCCCAAGGCCACCACCCCCTCGTCTGCCCCCCCACCGACGCAGTAGCCTAGGTAATGAGTCTACTGGAGATTCTGATAAAGAGGCGTGCTTGGAAAAAGATGAAGGGGATGATGAGAATTTGGGTTTTTGGGAGTGGCTCCATGCCGAGGAGcggaaggaggagaaggaggaggccAACA GTAATGGAATAAACCCTTTGCAGCAAAACggagacagagaaagacagtCCACCCTTCCAAGTATCCCAATACGGAAGGACAAGAAAGACATCCCG AAACCCATCTGTAATGGACTGCCCCCCACTCCTAAGGTCCAT ATGGGTGCGTGTTTCTCGAAGGTGTTCAATGGGTGTCCTTTAAAGATCCACTGTGCAGCGTCCTGGATAAATCCAGACACAAGAG ATGAatatttgttatttggggctgaGGAAGGCATCTACACCCTCAACTTGAATGAGCTACATGAGACGTCCATGGAACAG CTCTTTCCACGGCGGTGCACATGGTTGTATGTCATGAACAATTGCTTGATGTCAATATCAG GGAGAGCCTCTCAGATCTACTGCCATAACCTGTCTGGTCTGTTTGAGCATGCTCGACAAATGCAGAAGTTACCCGTTGCCATCCCAACACACAAACTACCGGATAAAATCATTCCAAG GAAGTTTGCAGTGTCCATTAAGATTCCAGACACAAAAGGTTGCCAAAAATGCTGTGTAG TGAGGAACCCATATACAGGTCATAAGTACCTGTGTGGAGCATTCCAATCCAGCGTCATTCTGCTTGAGTGGGTTGATTCCATGCAGAGGTTTATGCTCATTAAG AGTATAGACCTGACATTGCCTTGCCCTCTGGAAGTGTTTGAGATGCTGGTGGTGCCAGAGCATCAGTACCCCCTCGTATGTCTGGCTGTTAGTAAGGGCAGTGAGCACGATCAAGTGGTGACCTTTGGAACAGTCGACCCAAACTTAACCACGCCCTCTTTCACAGAGCCCA ACACCCCCCAGACCTGTGTAATACATGTCACCCAGCTGGAGAGGGACACCATCTTAGTCTGCCTGGACC GTTGCATTAAAATGGTTAATTTACAAGGCCGACTGAAGTCCAGCAGGAAGCTGTCATCAGAGCTCACATTCAATTTCCAGATCGAGTCCATTG TTTGCCTCCAGGATAGTGTTTTGGCATTCTGGAGACATGGGATGCAGGGTCGGAGCTTTAAGTCTAATGAG ATCACACAGGAGATCTCCGATAACACTCGCATCTTCAGGCTGCTGGGCTCTGACAG gaCCGTGATTCTGGAAAGCAGACCGACGGACAACCCCACGGCTCACAGTAACTTGTACATTCTGGCTGGGCATGAGAACAGCTACTGA
- the map4k3b gene encoding mitogen-activated protein kinase kinase kinase kinase 3 isoform X2: protein MNSGLDLSRRNPQEDFELIQRIGSGTYGDVYKARNVNTGELAAIKVIKLEPGEDFAVVQQEILMMKDCKHSNIVAYFGSYLRRDKLWISMEYCGGGSLQDIYHVTGPLSESQIAYMSRETLQGLHYLHNKGKMHRDIKGANILLTDNGYIKLADFGVSAQISATLAKRKSFIGTPYWMAPEVAAVERKGGYNQLCDIWAVGITAIELAELQPPMFELHPMRALFLMTKSNFQPPKLKDKVKWTSNFHHFVKVALTKNPKKRPTADKLLQHPFVSQPLSRTLAIELLDKASNPDHTAYSDLEDDEPEPESPPTVPYRIRSTSRSTREGKTLSEINFDQVKFDPPLRKETEPHHEPDLRLDFNQDSPGLLGGNKSLLKSVEEELQQSATSSTIKRPKVPPPLPPKPKALCASQNQNVPIEEEACGDGTIKRCPVPGSATPPPRPTSCVPPRPPPPRLPPHRRSSLGNESTGDSDKEACLEKDEGDDENLGFWEWLHAEERKEEKEEANSNGINPLQQNGDRERQSTLPSIPIRKDKKDIPKPICNGLPPTPKVHMGACFSKVFNGCPLKIHCAASWINPDTRDEYLLFGAEEGIYTLNLNELHETSMEQLFPRRCTWLYVMNNCLMSISGRASQIYCHNLSGLFEHARQMQKLPVAIPTHKLPDKIIPRKFAVSIKIPDTKGCQKCCVVRNPYTGHKYLCGAFQSSVILLEWVDSMQRFMLIKSIDLTLPCPLEVFEMLVVPEHQYPLVCLAVSKGSEHDQVVTFGTVDPNLTTPSFTEPNTPQTCVIHVTQLERDTILVCLDRCIKMVNLQGRLKSSRKLSSELTFNFQIESIVCLQDSVLAFWRHGMQGRSFKSNEITQEISDNTRIFRLLGSDRTVILESRPTDNPTAHSNLYILAGHENSY, encoded by the exons ATGAACAGCGGCCTGGACCTGTCCCGGCGGAACCCGCAGGAGGATTTCGAGCTCATCCAGAGGATCGGCAGCGGGACGTACGGAGATGTGTACAAG GCTCGTAACGTCAACACTGGAGAACTGGCTGCTATTAAAGTCATCAAGCTGGAACCTG gAGAGGACTTTGCGGTGGTGCAGCAGGAAATCTTGATGATGAAGGACTGCAAGCATTCCAACATTGTTGCTTATTTTGGAAGCTACCTGAG GAGAGATAAGCTGTGGATCAGCATGGAATACTGCGGTGGAGGATCCTTACAGGATATTTACCATG tcACGGGACCCTTGTCAGAATCTCAGATTGCTTATATGTCGAGAGAAACTCTACAG gggCTTCATTATTTGCACAACAAGGGCAAAATGCACAGAGATATAAAG ggAGCAAATATTCTGCTAACAGACAATGGATATATAAAGCTGG cGGATTTTGGGGTGTCAGCACAGATCTCAGCAACTCTGGCTAAGAGGAAGTCTTTCATCGGTACTCCGTATTG GATGGCCCCTGAGGTAGCTGCAGTGGAGAGGAAGGGTGGATATAACCAGCTGTGTGATATCTGGGCTGTGGGAATCACCGCCATCGAACTTGCAGAGCTGCAGCCACCAATGTTCGAACTGCATCCAATGAG GGCTCTTTTTCTCATGACCAAGAGTAACTTCCAGCCGCCTAAACTAAaggataaagtgaagtg GACCAGTAATTTTCACCATTTTGTTAAGGTGGCCCTAACCAAAAACCCCAAGAAAAGACCAACAGCTGATAAATTACTTCAG CACCCATTTGTGTCCCAGCCGTTGAGTCGCACTCTGGCTATAGAACTGCTGGACAAGGCCAGCAACCCGGACCACACTGCATACAGTGACCTGGAAGATGATGAGCCTGAACCAGAG TCTCCTCCAACTGTTCCTTATCGGATTCGGTCAACCAGTAGAAGCACTCGGGAAGGAAAGACCCTCTCTGAGATCAACT TTGACCAAGTGAAGTTTGACCCTCCTCTGAGAAAAGAGACAGAGCCGCATCACGAACCG GACCTTCGGCTTGACTTTAACCAGGATTCCCCCGGCCTGCTGGGTGGAAATAA GAGTTTGTTAAAGTCTGTGGAGGAGGAGTTGCAGCAGAG CGcaacaagttcgacaataaaaAGACCTAAAGTGCCCCCACCATTACCACCCAAG CCAAAGGCTCTTTGTGCATCTCAGAATCAAAATGTTCCAATCGAAGAGGAGGCATGTGGAGATGGCACCATCAAGAGGTGTCCTGTCCCTGGAAGTGCCACGCCTCCCCCTCGCCCCACCTCCTGTGTGCCCCCAAGGCCACCACCCCCTCGTCTGCCCCCCCACCGACGCAGTAGCCTAGGTAATGAGTCTACTGGAGATTCTGATAAAGAGGCGTGCTTGGAAAAAGATGAAGGGGATGATGAGAATTTGGGTTTTTGGGAGTGGCTCCATGCCGAGGAGcggaaggaggagaaggaggaggccAACA GTAATGGAATAAACCCTTTGCAGCAAAACggagacagagaaagacagtCCACCCTTCCAAGTATCCCAATACGGAAGGACAAGAAAGACATCCCG AAACCCATCTGTAATGGACTGCCCCCCACTCCTAAGGTCCAT ATGGGTGCGTGTTTCTCGAAGGTGTTCAATGGGTGTCCTTTAAAGATCCACTGTGCAGCGTCCTGGATAAATCCAGACACAAGAG ATGAatatttgttatttggggctgaGGAAGGCATCTACACCCTCAACTTGAATGAGCTACATGAGACGTCCATGGAACAG CTCTTTCCACGGCGGTGCACATGGTTGTATGTCATGAACAATTGCTTGATGTCAATATCAG GGAGAGCCTCTCAGATCTACTGCCATAACCTGTCTGGTCTGTTTGAGCATGCTCGACAAATGCAGAAGTTACCCGTTGCCATCCCAACACACAAACTACCGGATAAAATCATTCCAAG GAAGTTTGCAGTGTCCATTAAGATTCCAGACACAAAAGGTTGCCAAAAATGCTGTGTAG TGAGGAACCCATATACAGGTCATAAGTACCTGTGTGGAGCATTCCAATCCAGCGTCATTCTGCTTGAGTGGGTTGATTCCATGCAGAGGTTTATGCTCATTAAG AGTATAGACCTGACATTGCCTTGCCCTCTGGAAGTGTTTGAGATGCTGGTGGTGCCAGAGCATCAGTACCCCCTCGTATGTCTGGCTGTTAGTAAGGGCAGTGAGCACGATCAAGTGGTGACCTTTGGAACAGTCGACCCAAACTTAACCACGCCCTCTTTCACAGAGCCCA ACACCCCCCAGACCTGTGTAATACATGTCACCCAGCTGGAGAGGGACACCATCTTAGTCTGCCTGGACC GTTGCATTAAAATGGTTAATTTACAAGGCCGACTGAAGTCCAGCAGGAAGCTGTCATCAGAGCTCACATTCAATTTCCAGATCGAGTCCATTG TTTGCCTCCAGGATAGTGTTTTGGCATTCTGGAGACATGGGATGCAGGGTCGGAGCTTTAAGTCTAATGAG ATCACACAGGAGATCTCCGATAACACTCGCATCTTCAGGCTGCTGGGCTCTGACAG gaCCGTGATTCTGGAAAGCAGACCGACGGACAACCCCACGGCTCACAGTAACTTGTACATTCTGGCTGGGCATGAGAACAGCTACTGA
- the map4k3b gene encoding mitogen-activated protein kinase kinase kinase kinase 3 isoform X4 has product MNSGLDLSRRNPQEDFELIQRIGSGTYGDVYKARNVNTGELAAIKVIKLEPGEDFAVVQQEILMMKDCKHSNIVAYFGSYLRRDKLWISMEYCGGGSLQDIYHVTGPLSESQIAYMSRETLQGLHYLHNKGKMHRDIKGANILLTDNGYIKLADFGVSAQISATLAKRKSFIGTPYWMAPEVAAVERKGGYNQLCDIWAVGITAIELAELQPPMFELHPMRALFLMTKSNFQPPKLKDKVKWTSNFHHFVKVALTKNPKKRPTADKLLQHPFVSQPLSRTLAIELLDKASNPDHTAYSDLEDDEPEPESPPTVPYRIRSTSRSTREGKTLSEINFDQVKFDPPLRKETEPHHEPDLRLDFNQDSPGLLGGNKSLLKSVEEELQQRGHVTHLEAGEDDGDDDEETPHATSSTIKRPKVPPPLPPKPKALCASQNQNVPIEEEACGDGTIKRCPVPGSATPPPRPTSCVPPRPPPPRLPPHRRSSLGNGINPLQQNGDRERQSTLPSIPIRKDKKDIPKPICNGLPPTPKVHMGACFSKVFNGCPLKIHCAASWINPDTRDEYLLFGAEEGIYTLNLNELHETSMEQLFPRRCTWLYVMNNCLMSISGRASQIYCHNLSGLFEHARQMQKLPVAIPTHKLPDKIIPRKFAVSIKIPDTKGCQKCCVVRNPYTGHKYLCGAFQSSVILLEWVDSMQRFMLIKSIDLTLPCPLEVFEMLVVPEHQYPLVCLAVSKGSEHDQVVTFGTVDPNLTTPSFTEPNTPQTCVIHVTQLERDTILVCLDRCIKMVNLQGRLKSSRKLSSELTFNFQIESIVCLQDSVLAFWRHGMQGRSFKSNEITQEISDNTRIFRLLGSDRTVILESRPTDNPTAHSNLYILAGHENSY; this is encoded by the exons ATGAACAGCGGCCTGGACCTGTCCCGGCGGAACCCGCAGGAGGATTTCGAGCTCATCCAGAGGATCGGCAGCGGGACGTACGGAGATGTGTACAAG GCTCGTAACGTCAACACTGGAGAACTGGCTGCTATTAAAGTCATCAAGCTGGAACCTG gAGAGGACTTTGCGGTGGTGCAGCAGGAAATCTTGATGATGAAGGACTGCAAGCATTCCAACATTGTTGCTTATTTTGGAAGCTACCTGAG GAGAGATAAGCTGTGGATCAGCATGGAATACTGCGGTGGAGGATCCTTACAGGATATTTACCATG tcACGGGACCCTTGTCAGAATCTCAGATTGCTTATATGTCGAGAGAAACTCTACAG gggCTTCATTATTTGCACAACAAGGGCAAAATGCACAGAGATATAAAG ggAGCAAATATTCTGCTAACAGACAATGGATATATAAAGCTGG cGGATTTTGGGGTGTCAGCACAGATCTCAGCAACTCTGGCTAAGAGGAAGTCTTTCATCGGTACTCCGTATTG GATGGCCCCTGAGGTAGCTGCAGTGGAGAGGAAGGGTGGATATAACCAGCTGTGTGATATCTGGGCTGTGGGAATCACCGCCATCGAACTTGCAGAGCTGCAGCCACCAATGTTCGAACTGCATCCAATGAG GGCTCTTTTTCTCATGACCAAGAGTAACTTCCAGCCGCCTAAACTAAaggataaagtgaagtg GACCAGTAATTTTCACCATTTTGTTAAGGTGGCCCTAACCAAAAACCCCAAGAAAAGACCAACAGCTGATAAATTACTTCAG CACCCATTTGTGTCCCAGCCGTTGAGTCGCACTCTGGCTATAGAACTGCTGGACAAGGCCAGCAACCCGGACCACACTGCATACAGTGACCTGGAAGATGATGAGCCTGAACCAGAG TCTCCTCCAACTGTTCCTTATCGGATTCGGTCAACCAGTAGAAGCACTCGGGAAGGAAAGACCCTCTCTGAGATCAACT TTGACCAAGTGAAGTTTGACCCTCCTCTGAGAAAAGAGACAGAGCCGCATCACGAACCG GACCTTCGGCTTGACTTTAACCAGGATTCCCCCGGCCTGCTGGGTGGAAATAA GAGTTTGTTAAAGTCTGTGGAGGAGGAGTTGCAGCAGAG gggtcatgtgacacatttagAGGCTGGTgaggatgatggtgatgatgatgaggaaactccaca CGcaacaagttcgacaataaaaAGACCTAAAGTGCCCCCACCATTACCACCCAAG CCAAAGGCTCTTTGTGCATCTCAGAATCAAAATGTTCCAATCGAAGAGGAGGCATGTGGAGATGGCACCATCAAGAGGTGTCCTGTCCCTGGAAGTGCCACGCCTCCCCCTCGCCCCACCTCCTGTGTGCCCCCAAGGCCACCACCCCCTCGTCTGCCCCCCCACCGACGCAGTAGCCTAG GTAATGGAATAAACCCTTTGCAGCAAAACggagacagagaaagacagtCCACCCTTCCAAGTATCCCAATACGGAAGGACAAGAAAGACATCCCG AAACCCATCTGTAATGGACTGCCCCCCACTCCTAAGGTCCAT ATGGGTGCGTGTTTCTCGAAGGTGTTCAATGGGTGTCCTTTAAAGATCCACTGTGCAGCGTCCTGGATAAATCCAGACACAAGAG ATGAatatttgttatttggggctgaGGAAGGCATCTACACCCTCAACTTGAATGAGCTACATGAGACGTCCATGGAACAG CTCTTTCCACGGCGGTGCACATGGTTGTATGTCATGAACAATTGCTTGATGTCAATATCAG GGAGAGCCTCTCAGATCTACTGCCATAACCTGTCTGGTCTGTTTGAGCATGCTCGACAAATGCAGAAGTTACCCGTTGCCATCCCAACACACAAACTACCGGATAAAATCATTCCAAG GAAGTTTGCAGTGTCCATTAAGATTCCAGACACAAAAGGTTGCCAAAAATGCTGTGTAG TGAGGAACCCATATACAGGTCATAAGTACCTGTGTGGAGCATTCCAATCCAGCGTCATTCTGCTTGAGTGGGTTGATTCCATGCAGAGGTTTATGCTCATTAAG AGTATAGACCTGACATTGCCTTGCCCTCTGGAAGTGTTTGAGATGCTGGTGGTGCCAGAGCATCAGTACCCCCTCGTATGTCTGGCTGTTAGTAAGGGCAGTGAGCACGATCAAGTGGTGACCTTTGGAACAGTCGACCCAAACTTAACCACGCCCTCTTTCACAGAGCCCA ACACCCCCCAGACCTGTGTAATACATGTCACCCAGCTGGAGAGGGACACCATCTTAGTCTGCCTGGACC GTTGCATTAAAATGGTTAATTTACAAGGCCGACTGAAGTCCAGCAGGAAGCTGTCATCAGAGCTCACATTCAATTTCCAGATCGAGTCCATTG TTTGCCTCCAGGATAGTGTTTTGGCATTCTGGAGACATGGGATGCAGGGTCGGAGCTTTAAGTCTAATGAG ATCACACAGGAGATCTCCGATAACACTCGCATCTTCAGGCTGCTGGGCTCTGACAG gaCCGTGATTCTGGAAAGCAGACCGACGGACAACCCCACGGCTCACAGTAACTTGTACATTCTGGCTGGGCATGAGAACAGCTACTGA